A single Perognathus longimembris pacificus isolate PPM17 chromosome 17, ASM2315922v1, whole genome shotgun sequence DNA region contains:
- the Dnai2 gene encoding dynein axonemal intermediate chain 2 encodes MEIVYVYVKKRSEFGKQCNFSDRQAEINTDISPSPDLAAQFVERNPVDKGIQCSASMSEHEANTERFEMETRGVNHVEGGWPKDVNPLELEQTIRFRKKVEKDENYINAIMQLGSIMEHCIKQNNAINIYEEYFDDEEAVEVTEEAPSAKTINIFRDPQEIKRTATHLSWHPDGNRKLAVAYSCLDFQRVPEDMSYESYIWDLENPNRPELALKPSSPLITLEYNPKDSHVLLGGCYNGQIAFWDTRKGSLVAELSTIEFSHRDPVYGSIWLQSKTGTECFSASTDGQVMWWDIRKISEPTEVVIMDITRKENLENALGAISLEFESTLPTKFMVGTEQGIVISCNRKAKTAAEKIVCTFSGHHGPIYALQRNPFYPKNFLTVGDWTARIWSEDSRESSIMWTKYHMAYLTDGAWSPVRPAVFFTTKMDGTLDIWDIVFKQCDPALSLKVCDEALFCLRVQDNGCFIACGSQQGTTTLLEVCSGLSTLQRNEKNIASSMFERETRREKILEARQREMRLKEKGRAEGKDDDHRDEGLAINMDELVVTAEEEFFSVIQMEMRRKEVEAMKKKAKTKQPTTETEEDVIEEETGEEDKSNEESTA; translated from the exons ATGGAGATCGTCTACGTTTACGTCAAGAAGCGCAGCGAGTTTGGGAAGCAATGCAACTTCTCCGACCGCCAGGCGGAGATCAACACCGACATCAGCCCCAGCCCGGACCTGGCAGCGCAGTTTGTGGAGCGCAACCCAGTGGACAAGGGCATCCAGTGCTCCGCCAGCATGTCGGAGCACGAG GCCAATACGGAGCGTTTCGAGATGGAGACCCGGGGGGTTAACCACGTCGAGGGGGGCTGGCCCAAGGACGTGAACCCCCTGGAGCTGGAACAGACCATCCGATTCCGGAAGAAGGTGGAGAAGGACGAGAACTACATCAATGCCATCATGCAGCTGGGCTCC ATTATGGAGCACTGCATCAAGCAGAACAACGCCATCAACATCTACGAGGAGTATTTCGATGACGAGGAAGCCGTGGAGGTGACGGAGGAGGCCCCTTCCGCCAAAACGATCAACATCTTCAG GGACCCCCAGGAAATCAAGCGGACAGCCACGCACCTCTCCTGGCACCCGGATGGCAACAGGAAGTTGGCAGTGGCCTACTCGTGCCTGGATTTCCAGCGAGTGCCTGAGGACATGAGCTACGAGTCGTATATCTGGGACCTgg AAAACCCCAATAGGCCCGAACTTGCCTTGAAGCCCTCCTCTCCGCTCATCACCTTGGAGTACAACCCCAAAGACTCTCACGTGCTGCTGGGGGGCTGTTACAACGGGCAGATAG CCTTCTGGGACACACGCAAGGGCAGCCTGGTGGCAGAGCTGTCCACCATCGAGTTCAGCCACCGAGACCCCGTGTACGGCAGTATCTGGCTGCAGTCGAAGACAGGCACAGAGTGTTTCTCAGCTTCCACGGATGGGCAG GTCATGTGGTGGGACATCCGAAAGATAAGTGAGCCCACCGAGGTAGTGATCATGGACATTACCAGAAAGGAGAATCTGGAAAATGCCTTGGGCGCCATCTCCCTGGAGTTCGAGTCGACGTTG CCAACCAAGTTCATGGTGGGCACCGAGCAGGGGATCGTCATTTCCTGCAACCGCAAGGCCAAGACCGCCGCGGAGAAGATCGTGTGTACCTTCTCGGGCCACCATGGCCCCATCTACGCCCTCCAGAGGAACCCCTTCTACCCCAAGAACTTCCTGACCGTCGGCGACTGGACAGCCCGAATCTGGTCCGAAGACAGCCGGGAGTCGTCCATTATGTGGACCAA gtaCCACATGGCTTACCTGACCGACGGAGCCTGGAGCCCCGTGAGGCCCGCGGTTTTCTTCACTACCAAGATGGATGGGACCCTGGACATCTGGGACATCGTGTTCAAGCAGTGTGACCCCGCCCTCAGCCTCAAG GTGTGCGACGAGGCCCTGTTCTGCCTCCGGGTGCAGGACAACGGGTGTTTCATTGCCTGTGGCTCCCAGCAGGGGACAACCACCCTTCTGGAAGTTTGCAGCGGACTCTCCACCCTCCAGAGGAACGAGAAGAACATCGCTTCCTCT ATGTTTGAGCGGGAGACCCGGCGGGAGAAGATTCTGGAGGCCAGGCAACGCGAGATGCGGCTAAAGGAGAAAGGCAGGGCTGAGGGCAAGGATGACGACCACAGGGATGAAGGGCTGGCCATAAACATGGATGAACTGGTTGTCACGGCCGAGGAAGAATTCTTCAGCGTCATCCAGATGgagatgaggaggaaggaagtggaGGCCATGAAGAAGAAGGCAAAGACT AAGCAGCCGACCACGGAGACAGAAGAAGACGTGATAGAAGAGGAAACGGGGGAGGAAGATAAGAGCAACGAAGAGTCCACGGCCTAG